The sequence GCCGAGGAGGCCGACCCCGCCGTCTCGACCTACCGGTGGTCGCCAGCGGGCGGCGAGTGCGCCGACTGCGGCGAGACCGCCTCGCGTCGCTGGCGGGCAGACGGCGAGCGAGACGGCGCGCTGGTCTGTGGCGACTGCAAGGAGTGGTAGGCGGCGGTCCCCGCGGCGCGCGGCGTGCGCTCAGTCCGCCTTCGAGAGGCAGTTATCGACGTAGGCGTCCAACTCCTCGTGGACATCTCGCGTCGCGTCCGAAGTCTCGGTCGTCACGCAGTCGGTCATCGCGCCGTTGGCGAGCGTCAGCAGGAACGACGCGGTCCGGTCCGGGTCCACCTCCCGGAAGAGTCCGGCCTCGATACCGTCGGCCACGATGCCCGCGATGTGGTCGCGGAAGAACTCGTTGCTCCGGGTGAAGTGGGCCGCGTAGTCGTCGTCGTGGACCGCCTGCATGCGCAGTTCCACGACGACGCCGACGAACTCCTCGCTCGGTCCGTCGTCCGGGGCGGCCAGCGACCCGACGAGCGACCGGAGTCGCTCGTCGGGGTTCGCCCCCTCGCTCAACGTGATTCCCTCCTCGAAGTGGTCGAGGACGAATTCGAGGAAATCGACAAGCAGGTCGTCTTTCCCGTCGTGGTGGTGATAGAGCAGCGACTTGCTCTTGGAGAACTCGTCGGCGATGCGCTGTATCGTTAGGTCGGCGTACCCGTGTTTCACTAGTGCCTGATACGTGGCTTCCATGATGGCCGTACGGGTGTCGTCGGCCGAGTCGTCGAAGAGACCGTCGGGCGGCATATGATTGAGTGAAGACGTAGCGCAGAGGGAACCTTTAACCCTCGGGCTTTACTTAGGATAATTTACTATTATGCCGGTGAAAGTCGGAAAGATATCCCAGAGCGGGGCGCGGGCGGAACTCCCGGTTCGCCCGCGTTCTTGCCGGGACAAAAGTTTCAAAGGTGGCGTCGCTACGTACGAGTAGTATCCGCACGCTTCGGCGGCCAGCGGACCGGTCGCCGAGTTCGTCGCCCTCCGCGTGCAGACCCACTCACCCATGACGGAAGCCAATCCCCCTCAGCGCCGAACCGACGCGTCACCCGACCCCTTGCCGGTAGACGAGGCGGCCGCCGTCGCCGAGCGAGTGGTCGAGAACGTCGAACGTGTCATCGTGGGCCACCACGACGTGACCGAACAGATAGTCACCGCGATTCTCGCGCGGGGCCACCTCCTGTTGGACGACGTGCCCGGCGTCGGCAAGACGATGCTCGCTCGGTCGCTCGCCCGCTCCATCGACTGCGAGTTCTCGCGGGTGCAGTTCACGCCCGACCTGATGCCGACAGACGTGACCGGCGTGAACGTCTTCGACGAGCGCAGTCGCGAGTTCGAGTTCCGGCCCGGTCCCGTCTTCGGCAACGTGGTGCTGGCCGACGAGATAAACCGCGCGCCGCCGAAAACCCAGTCGGCCCTGCTGGAAGCGATGGAGGAGGCCCAAGTCACCGTGGACGGCGAGACCTACGAACTCGACCAGCCGTTCACCGTCATCGCGACCCAGAACGACGTGGAAGCCGACCGGACCTACGAACTCCCGATCGCCGAGGTGGACCGGTTCGCCAAGCGCCTGA is a genomic window of Halorussus salinus containing:
- a CDS encoding TetR/AcrR family transcriptional regulator; translation: MPPDGLFDDSADDTRTAIMEATYQALVKHGYADLTIQRIADEFSKSKSLLYHHHDGKDDLLVDFLEFVLDHFEEGITLSEGANPDERLRSLVGSLAAPDDGPSEEFVGVVVELRMQAVHDDDYAAHFTRSNEFFRDHIAGIVADGIEAGLFREVDPDRTASFLLTLANGAMTDCVTTETSDATRDVHEELDAYVDNCLSKAD
- a CDS encoding AAA family ATPase, which codes for MTEANPPQRRTDASPDPLPVDEAAAVAERVVENVERVIVGHHDVTEQIVTAILARGHLLLDDVPGVGKTMLARSLARSIDCEFSRVQFTPDLMPTDVTGVNVFDERSREFEFRPGPVFGNVVLADEINRAPPKTQSALLEAMEEAQVTVDGETYELDQPFTVIATQNDVEADRTYELPIAEVDRFAKRLTLGYPSPEDESEVLRRVTGGHPIDELGPVATAADVLAARATVENVTAEEAVRAYVTRLANYTRDHADLGVSPRGSIALLRSAQARAVLEGRDYVIPDDVQSEAPSVLAHRVRTGASGGQSGRELITEALDAVPVK